A region from the Coffea eugenioides isolate CCC68of chromosome 9, Ceug_1.0, whole genome shotgun sequence genome encodes:
- the LOC113782775 gene encoding transcription termination factor MTEF1, chloroplastic: MPTTSATAFHPSMCISTPSSLPSNSEDHPVHVLTAKPKSVLHKHPLWQPTHANISFQFKEKILCLEIMGVDSGKALSQNPCLHTTSLDSIHSIITFLESKGIHQKDLGRIFGMCPKILTSDIKTELNPVFNFLSYDLRVPDQHYRKVINKCPRLLISSVRDQLKPALFYLQRLGFRDLHALAYQDPVLLVSSVEKTLIPKLDFLVSIGFSRADAVGMVLRCPGLFTFSIENNFKPKFEYFAKEMEGSLEELKEFPQYFAFSLEKRIKPRNIAALEKRVKVPLPLMLKTTDEEFEELTRQGCG, encoded by the coding sequence ATGCCAACAACGTCTGCAACAGCATTCCATCCCTCAATGTGCATCTCAACACCTTCATCTTTACCCTCCAATTCAGAAGATCATCCGGTCCATGTCTTAACAGCCAAACCCAAAAGTGTCCTCCATAAACACCCTCTCTGGCAACCAACTCATGCAAACATTTCTTTCCAATTCAAGGAAAAGATCCTTTGCCTGGAAATAATGGGTGTTGATTCGGGTAAAGCACTCTCTCAAAACCCTTGTCTTCATACAACTTCTTTAGACTCCATTCATTCCATAATTACCTTTTTGGAATCCAAAGGGATCCACCAAAAGGACTTGGGCAGAATCTTTGGAATGTGTCCCAAGATTTTAACATCTGACATCAAAACTGAACTGAATCCTGTTTTTAACTTTCTTTCATATGACCTAAGAGTACCTGATCAACATTATAGGAAGGTCATCAACAAGTGTCCCAGATTATTGATTTCAAGTGTGAGAGACCAGCTCAAACCAGCTCTGTTTTACCTTCAGAGACTTGGGTTCAGGGACTTGCATGCCCTGGCTTATCAGGACCCGGTGTTGTTAGTCTCTAGTGTGGAGAAAACCCTGATTCCTAAGCTGGATTTCTTGGTCAGTATAGGATTTTCAAGGGCTGATGCTGTGGGAATGGTGTTAAGATGTCCAGGTTTGTTCACTTTTAGCATTGAGAATAATTTCAAGCCTAAGTTTGAGTACTTTGCTAAAGAGATGGAGGGGAGTTTGGAGGAGTTGAAGGAGTTTCCTCAGTACTTCGCTTTTAGTTTGGAGAAGAGGATAAAGCCTAGGAACATAGCGGCTTTGGAGAAGAGAGTGAAGGTTCCTCTGCCATTGATGCTCAAGACTACAGATGAGGAATTCGAGGAGTTGACAAGGCAAGGTTGTGGATAA